From a single Fulvivirga ulvae genomic region:
- a CDS encoding DUF3592 domain-containing protein — MANKVRFYHIWNVKHILIGLVISILVLVAMVAYYNYPLWYNSYQLSKYDRAVWGKILSVQEKSIIRQTKLGNKLDIEYYKVQYTYQNGDSTYKQEEDIKGTFLNGYRLKHVLSSSDSSAKVRFLASDPSNSILDLTEINKSNARF, encoded by the coding sequence ATGGCAAATAAGGTAAGGTTTTATCACATTTGGAATGTTAAGCATATATTGATTGGACTAGTAATATCAATACTGGTCCTGGTCGCTATGGTTGCTTATTATAATTACCCATTATGGTATAACAGTTATCAGCTTTCTAAATATGATCGGGCCGTATGGGGGAAGATTTTGTCAGTTCAGGAAAAATCGATTATCAGGCAGACGAAGCTAGGAAACAAGTTAGATATTGAATATTATAAAGTACAATACACATATCAAAATGGTGACTCTACTTATAAACAAGAGGAGGATATTAAAGGCACCTTTCTTAATGGTTATAGATTAAAACATGTATTATCTTCATCGGATAGCTCGGCCAAAGTTCGTTTTTTGGCATCTGACCCTTCAAATAGTATATTAGATTTAACAGAAATCAATAAGTCCAATGCTCGATTTTGA
- a CDS encoding PLDc N-terminal domain-containing protein, which produces MSTSKKVILGLFTIAPLIFLMVYFVLFFTLFVNVASMDLHPHDLPPDEVPLFLQSFVPMMVMMFIAVGSGFILMIYYIVLISKNPSFDSTQRIMWVLIVVFTSTIGQIAYFIVEVWPDKAENIPAQQ; this is translated from the coding sequence ATGAGTACATCAAAAAAAGTAATTCTTGGGCTATTTACCATTGCTCCTTTAATATTCTTAATGGTTTATTTCGTTCTTTTTTTCACGCTTTTCGTGAATGTTGCTTCTATGGATTTGCATCCTCACGACCTGCCTCCGGATGAAGTTCCGTTATTCCTGCAGTCCTTCGTTCCTATGATGGTCATGATGTTTATAGCGGTAGGATCCGGGTTCATTTTAATGATCTACTACATTGTATTGATCAGCAAAAACCCGTCTTTTGATAGCACACAGCGGATTATGTGGGTGCTCATTGTGGTTTTCACCAGCACCATAGGTCAGATTGCTTATTTTATTGTAGAGGTGTGGCCGGATAAGGCTGAAAACATACCGGCACAACAATAG